A single window of Lutzomyia longipalpis isolate SR_M1_2022 chromosome 1, ASM2433408v1 DNA harbors:
- the LOC129786400 gene encoding 1-phosphatidylinositol 4,5-bisphosphate phosphodiesterase epsilon-1-like isoform X3 has protein sequence MREAFPSLPFGSPSLDREHRDGKCDRTVEHDNIATSSSSASSSSSGATAAQAASSASSASTATIVSREEQNLLDSSSAICDTAEGNSKQTSVGATATNYVPSHPGELEELQHVLHFPEEVALRITDAEYQLFYQVPPVEYFKHVILELQGETAAVPPTPPPRSSIRGLQKRFDEVCSWVAHFIVSQSSQDERKAAFACLLRAALTCWNIGNFNGALEITTGLRSIKPKHFWSSSVEKGKNPVLDFLSAALESVEYERALARGLAMPECRVIPCFKAFLAELKEIMSTGFPVVPPHSSCVPPQVATDPIEIDFERVGRNSTAPMATTISISTVDIVNRGVQTGSMRSPQEQRREVSTATGGKCPQRKVFISDYNGDDHYFTKIGSTGLGNLEQIYRTQAVMDHIDLCHQHHHALCKDSAATLQDYLRLASQSPRQMAAACTYQPEIEELEEDYEVEIGNYNPVQPLFHDHGICMIPISSRHHKIDHHILQILHHGTTSVLWEPETPSERSCYVFFRLERSCSMVTWHKPAWRRLKTQQDFNMNINPEELVSPRLTQKQIPSAMDVEGQNPTLDEGFLDLTLVKEITMGSRNHEYDLELLAAGKRFGLTHVECCVSILYGNTLNDNRVLCLLCPPMLCRLWYVGLSWIVRGIKRQQRLADRSMFWLKEQYIQLYFEDGCCDEPLAADAIRMFGGRDWAISGNTTLSSSQAAEAADALRREASIKFKKKRSVVNLLTQGGTSSSGPASLEMDAATPKDQRTKPIDRRKERNESSDQLWQNVKHLRAGSITYETHLSFLDFIALFRSFSLLARKDLRDLFDQLSVARRSKSTLNPEKSRSAPELCSGVRQRKIGLLTRNSSLDLEFTEAKSAQKKIFDAIAASSILANCAGIDTSNTQVITVSTLRKYLEARQMEVKTEDEVIAIIQRHEPDPTLRAENCLSFEGFARYMMDKDNYAFVNERVIPSTSNMDRPMSNYYVASSHNTYLTGHQLKGESSVELYSQVLLTGCRCVELDCWDGDDGSPVIYHGHTFTTKIPFKSVVEAINKSAFVASPYPVILSIENHCSIQQQARMAHIFQNVFGEKLVGKFLFDVDYSEDPVLPSPSQLKHRILIKNKKLIVDIPSTISNPALRSFASRSNTGLKHQASQSGRTSSIISNVSGGSVNEEFSDDEYEDDDDFDNIDEKTLHSIFGSTDEKSSRYSLSSFSNVTPTRRIDIDDKQPKKRSSQIARELSDLVIYVQAIKFRGLNPISPHNSVRLQQPPSTASSSASLVTVGSILKSGSGGGGGGGGGGGNSGPPSSSVDSTSAGSETESQHTTSSSHRKLMHPNVNHPCYQCSSINEASTKKLCRKHPLAVIAHTQTQLMRTYPAGLRIDSSNFNPTFFWAFGIQMVALNYQTDDPPMHINTAMFEENGSCGFVCKPDVLWDPTHLMYRRFSPLEKEFDGLHSSQIVINVVSGQYVCQNNLLCSTYVEVEMIGIPVDCSKKKTKTIKKNALNPIWNDTFFYKVMFHDLAFLRFSVFDSDSNHLVSQRVIPLKCLRPGYRHVRLRSPTNQPLSMASLFVYSRVEEESLERTSDEAAEFMSGTHDDGALTHSHGEGGARVEASPFVGANIPLKRRMFFLMVYGVVTDEPYTILKITQESTTQEVIMQALQKASKSPLNVNDYILVEEVRRGWEKKDRDLPSTQRVLDMFEKPLQAQGVWRGEGRFILKRIGDDPSSRAWLTSIRSVSERRSICESGDGPSSWDDADNFLVCIYNVSPDIPYAILKVPIGSTAQDVLAQALIKARRLENPSNFVLVEELEYGGGGSSMVTNTQQRSLHDDENVYLTQANWKTIGRFILQEKSVATPSMRRHRLAIDKISRGFSISRAAVLSSNKSPIQVALSDPTTSRSRSKVDEAGHSQMGRGIFRAKGNSEKETPTCSPRPRQREVHSEGETLSDDDIKESDLMSTVSRLKKMSIRKLKAWKT, from the exons gTGCCTCCCGTAGAATACTTCAAACATGTGATATTAGAATTGCAAGGCGAAACTGCTGCGGTTCCACCAACTCCTCCACCACGATCGTCAATACGAGGCCTCCAAAAGCGATTCGATGAG GTCTGCTCATGGGTGGCACACTTCATTGTGTCCCAAAGCTCGCAGGATGAACGCAAAGCGGCTTTCGCGTGCTTGCTGCGTGCGGCCCTCACATGCTGGAACATTGGCAACTTCAATGGTGCTCTGGAAATTACAACAGGACTACG ATCCATTAAACCGAAACACTTCTGGTCATCGAGCgtggaaaaaggaaagaacccCGTGCTGGACTTCCTGTCGGCTGCTCTTGAATCTGTCGAATACGAAAGGGCTTTAGCAAGGGGTTTG GCTATGCCGGAATGTCGCGTGATTCCGTGCTTCAAGGCGTTCCTTGCTGAACTGAAGGAGATAATGTCAACAGGTTTCCCCGTGGTACCGCCACACTCCTCGTGCGTTCCACCCCAAGTGGCCACCGACCCCATTGAGATCGATTTCGAGCGAGTGGGGCGCAACAGTACCGCGCCCATGGCCACAACGATCAGCATCAGCACCGTGGACATTGTGAACCGGGGCGTCCAGACTGGCTCGATGCGCAGTCCCCAGGAACAGAGGCGAGAAGTATCCACGGCGACTGGTGGCAAGTGCCCTCAGCGGAAGGTG TTCATTTCCGATTACAATGGGGATGATCACTATTTTACGAAAATCGGGTCGACAGGGTTGGGGAATTTGGAGCAAATCTACCGTACACAGGCTGTAATGGATCATATTGATCTCTGCCACCAACATCACCATGCCCTGTGCAAGGATTCCGCTGCAACACTCCAGGATTATCTGCGGCTAGCGTCACAGAGTCCGCGTCAAATGGCGGCAGCATGCACGTACCAGCCGGAAATTGAGGAGCTGGAGGAGGACTACGAAGTGGAGATTGGCAACTATAATCCCGTACAGCCACTCTTTCACGACCATGGCATTTGCATGATTCCCATTTCGTCAAGGCATCACAAAATTGACCATCACATCCTTCAG ATCCTACATCATGGTACAACATCTGTTCTGTGGGAGCCCGAGACACCATCCGAAAGGTCTTGTTATGTGTTTTTTCGTCTTGAGCGCTCATGTTCGATGGTGACGTGGCACAAACCGGCGTGGCGACGTCTCAAAACACAGCAAG ATTTCAATATGAATATAAATCCGGAAGAATTAGTTTCACCACGACTGACGCAGAAGCAAATCCCAAGTGCTATGGATGTTGAAGGGCAAAACCCAACGCTGGATGAGGGCTTTCTGGACTTGACGCTGGTCAAAGAAATCACAATGGGGTCACGCAACCATGAATATGATTTGGAATTGTTGGCTGCGGGAAAAAGATTCGGCCTGACGCATGTTGAGTGTTGCGTCTCAATCCTTTATGGCAACACACTCAATGACAATAGGGTATTGTGCCTCCTCTGCCCACCGATGCTATGCCG TTTGTGGTATGTGGGACTGAGTTGGATTGTCCGGGGTATTAAGAGGCAACAGCGACTGGCCGATCGGTCGATGTTCTGGCTCAAGGAGCAATACATTCAGCTCTACTTTGAGGATGGATGCTGCGATGAGCCCCTGGCTGCTGATGCAATTCGCATGTTTGGCGGTCGTGATTGGGCTATTTCGGGCAATACCACCCTCAGTAGTAGTCAAGCAGCTGAGGCGGCGGATGCCCTCAGGCGGGAGGCAtcgattaaattcaaaaagaagcGTTCAGTTGTGAATCTCCTGACGCAAGGTGGGACGTCGAGTAGTGGACCAGCATCCCTCGAAATGGATGCAGCAACCCCCAAGGATCAGCGAACGAAACCAATTGATCGGCGAAAGGAGCGCAATGAGTCGAGTGATCAACTGTGGCAGAATGTGAAGCACCTGCGGGCGGGTTCAATCACATACGAAACACATCTCAGCTTCCTCGACTTCATTGCACTCTTCCGCTCATTCAGTTTGCTGGCACGCAAAGATCTGCGGGATCTCTTTGATCAGCTCTCCGTGGCACGACGCAGTAAGTCCACGTTGAATCCTGAGAAGAGTCGCAGTGCACCCGAACTGTGTAGTGGTGTGAGACAACGAAAAATCG GTCTTCTGACGCGCAATAGCTCGCTGGATTTGGAATTTACCGAAGCGAAGAGTGCGCAAAAGAAGATTTTCGACGCAATCGCCGCATCGAGTATCTTGGCAAATTGTGCTGGTATCGATACGTCCAATACGCAAGTTATCACCGTTTCCACACTCCGGAAGTACCTGGAGGCACGACAAATGGAGGTGAAGACTGAAGATGAGGTGATTGCAATTATTCAACGACACGAACCTGACCCCACGCTTAGGGCTGAGAATTGTCTCAGTTTCGAAGGATTTGCGCGGTATATGATGGACAAGGATAACTATGCATTTGTCAATGAGAGAGTCATCCCAAGTACATCAAATATGGATCGTCCCATGTCCAACTACTACGTAGCATCATCGCATAACACCTACTTGACGGGTCATCAGCTAAAAGGCGAGAGCTCTGTTGAACTCTACAGTCAg GTTCTCCTTACCGGATGTCGGTGTGTTGAGCTGGACTGTTGGGATGGCGATGACGGCTCACCAGTCATCTACCACGGTCATACGTTCACCACAAAAATCCCCTTCAAGTCAGTTGTGGAGGCAATCAATAAGTCAGCCTTTGTGGCATCACCCTACCCCGTAATACTCTCCATTGAAAATCACTGTTCAATACAGCAGCAAGCCCGGATGGCTCACATATTCCAG AACGTTTTTGGGGAAAAGCTCGTGGGGAAGTTCCTGTTTGACGTGGATTACAGCGAAGATCCTGTCCTACCGTCACCGTCCCAGCTGAAGCATCGTATTCTCATCAAGAACAAAAAGCTCATTGTGGATATTCCATCGACAATTTCAAATCCCGCCCTGAG atcTTTTGCCAGCAGAAGCAACACGGGCCTCAAGCACCAAGCTAGTCAATCGGGTAGGACGAGTTCAATCATCAGCAATGTCAGTGGTGGCTCAGTCAACGAGGAGTTCAGTGATGATGAATATGAGGATGACGATGACTTTGATAACATCGATG AGAAAACCCTCCATAGTATTTTTGGGTCGACAGATGAGAAATCCTCACGCTACAGTTTGTCATCATTTTCAAATGTAACGCCAACACGTCGGATTGATATTGACGATAAGCAGCCAAAGAAGCGAAGCAGCCAAATAGCACGAGAACTCTCGGACCTTGTGATATATGTGCAGGCAATTAAATTCCGCGGCCTCAACCCCATCAGTCCGCACAATTCGGTACGTCTGCAGCAGCCACCGAGTACGGCGAGTTCTAGTGCCTCCCTCGTAACAGTGGGAAGTATTCTCAAGAGTGGCAGCGGCGGTGGgggcggtggtggtggtggtgggggGAATTCGGGGCCACCATCGAGTTCTGTGGATTCCACATCAGCAGGGTCGGAAACTGAGTCTCAGCACACAACATCATCCAGCCACAGGAAGTTGATGCACCCGAATGTGAATCATCCGTGCTATCAGTGTTCATCCATCAATGAGGCCAGCACGAAGAAACTCTGCCGGAAGCATCCACTGGCCGTGATTGCACACACTCAGACGCAACTTATGCGGACCTACCCAGCGGGTCTCCGTATTGATTCGTCCAACTTCAATCCCACCTTCTTCTGGGCCTTTGGCATCCAAATGGTGGCACTCAACTACCAAACAGACGACCCACCGATGCACATAAATACAGCCATGTTCGAGGAGAACGGCAGCTGTGGCTTTGTGTGCAAACCCGATGTTCTCTGGGATCCCACGCATCTCATGTACAGGCGCTTTAGTCCGTTGGAGAAGGAATTCGATGGGTTGCATTCGTCGCAAATTGTTATAAATGTCGTCTCGGGGCAGTATGTGTGTCAGAATAATCTTCTCTGCAGCACATACGTTGAGGTGGAGATGATTGGGATCCCCGTGGATTGTAGCAAGAAGAAGACGAAGACAATTAAGAAGAATGCGCTGAATCCCATTTGGAATGATACCTTCTTCTACAAGGTGATGTTTCACGATCTCGCCTTCCTGCGCTTCAGTGTGTTTGATTCGGATTCCAATCATTTGGTGTCGCAGCGTGTTATCCCACTCAAGTGTCTTAGACCTGGCTATAGGCATGTTAGGCTGCGCTCACCGACCAATCAACCACTCAGTATGGCCTCGTTGTTTGTCTATTCGCGCGTCGAGGAGGAATCTCTGGAGCGCACGTCGGACGAAGCTGCGGAATTCATGAGTGGCACGCATGACGACGGTGCTCTCACACACAGCCACGGTGAGGGTGGTGCGAGGGTGGAGGCATCACCATTTGTAGGTGCGAACATACCCTTGAAGCGTCGCATGTTCTTCCTCATGGTGTACGGCGTTGTGACGGATGAGCCGTACACGATACTCAAAATCACGCAAGAGAGCACCACGCAGGAGGTGATCATGCAAGCGCTGCAGAAGGCGAGCAAGTCACCACTAAATGTCAATGACTACATTCTCGTTGAGGAAGTTCGGCGTGGGTGGGAGAAGAAGGACCGGGATTTACCTTCGACACAGCGTGTGTTGGATATGTTTGAGAAGCCCCTGCAGGCGCAGGGTGTGTGGAGGGGGGAGGGACGATTCATTCTCAAGCGCATTGGTGATGATCCCAGCAGTAGGGCATGGCTGACGTCGATACGGAGTGTCAGTGAGAGACGCTCAATTTGCGAGAGTGGTGATGGCCCATCATCGTGGGATGATGCTGACAACTTCCTCGTTTGCATCTACAACGTCTCCCCCGATATACCGTATGCCATCCTCAAGGTACCCATTGGATCCACAGCGCAGGATGTTCTAGCACAGGCACTCATCAAGGCGAGACGCCTGGAGAATCCGAGCAATTTTGTCCTGGTTGAGGAACTCGAGTACGGCGGTGGGGGCAGTTCAATGGTAACCAACACCCAGCAACGCTCCCTGCATGACGATGAGAATGTCTACTTAACCCAAGCAAATTGGAAGACAATCGGACGATTTATTCTTCAGGAGAAAAGTGTCGCGACGCCGTCAATGCGACGACATCGTCTGGCCATCGATAAGATTAGTCGGGGGTTCAGCATAAGCAGAGCAGCGGTGTTGAGTAGCAACAAATCCCCCATTCAGGTGGCCCTCAGTGATCCAACAACATCACGATCGCGCTCCAAAGTCGACGAAGCGGGACACTCGCAAATGGGACGCGGGATTTTCCGGGCAAAGGGGAATTCCGAGAAGGAGACGCCCACATGCAGTCCCAGACCGCGGCAGAGGGAGGTCCATTCAGAGGGGGAAACCCTCAGTGATGATGACATCAAGGAGAGCGACTTGATGTCAACGGTGTCACGGCTGAAGAAGATGTCCATCAGGAAATTGAAAGCCTGGAAAACCTGA
- the LOC129786400 gene encoding 1-phosphatidylinositol 4,5-bisphosphate phosphodiesterase epsilon-1-like isoform X4, which yields MREAFPSLPFGSPSLDREHRDGKCDRTVEHDNIATSSSSASSSSSGATAAQAASSASSASTATIVSREEQNLLDSSSAICDTAEGNSKQTSVGATATNYVPSHPGELEELQHVLHFPEEVALRITDAEYQLFYQVPPVEYFKHVILELQGETAAVPPTPPPRSSIRGLQKRFDEVCSWVAHFIVSQSSQDERKAAFACLLRAALTCWNIGNFNGALEITTGLRSIKPKHFWSSSVEKGKNPVLDFLSAALESVEYERALARGLAMPECRVIPCFKAFLAELKEIMSTGFPVVPPHSSCVPPQVATDPIEIDFERVGRNSTAPMATTISISTVDIVNRGVQTGSMRSPQEQRREVSTATGGKCPQRKVFISDYNGDDHYFTKIGSTGLGNLEQIYRTQAVMDHIDLCHQHHHALCKDSAATLQDYLRLASQSPRQMAAACTYQPEIEELEEDYEVEIGNYNPVQPLFHDHGICMIPISSRHHKIDHHILQILHHGTTSVLWEPETPSERSCYVFFRLERSCSMVTWHKPAWRRLKTQQDFNMNINPEELVSPRLTQKQIPSAMDVEGQNPTLDEGFLDLTLVKEITMGSRNHEYDLELLAAGKRFGLTHVECCVSILYGNTLNDNRVLCLLCPPMLCRLWYVGLSWIVRGIKRQQRLADRSMFWLKEQYIQLYFEDGCCDEPLAADAIRMFGGRDWAISGNTTLSSSQAAEAADALRREASIKFKKKRSVVNLLTQGGTSSSGPASLEMDAATPKDQRTKPIDRRKERNESSDQLWQNVKHLRAGSITYETHLSFLDFIALFRSFSLLARKDLRDLFDQLSVARRSKSTLNPEKSRSAPELCSGVRQRKIGLLTRNSSLDLEFTEAKSAQKKIFDAIAASSILANCAGIDTSNTQVITVSTLRKYLEARQMEVKTEDEVIAIIQRHEPDPTLRAENCLSFEGFARYMMDKDNYAFVNERVIPSTSNMDRPMSNYYVASSHNTYLTGHQLKGESSVELYSQVLLTGCRCVELDCWDGDDGSPVIYHGHTFTTKIPFKSVVEAINKSAFVASPYPVILSIENHCSIQQQARMAHIFQNVFGEKLVGKFLFDVDYSEDPVLPSPSQLKHRILIKNKKLIVDIPSTISNPALRSNTGLKHQASQSGRTSSIISNVSGGSVNEEFSDDEYEDDDDFDNIDEKTLHSIFGSTDEKSSRYSLSSFSNVTPTRRIDIDDKQPKKRSSQIARELSDLVIYVQAIKFRGLNPISPHNSVRLQQPPSTASSSASLVTVGSILKSGSGGGGGGGGGGGNSGPPSSSVDSTSAGSETESQHTTSSSHRKLMHPNVNHPCYQCSSINEASTKKLCRKHPLAVIAHTQTQLMRTYPAGLRIDSSNFNPTFFWAFGIQMVALNYQTDDPPMHINTAMFEENGSCGFVCKPDVLWDPTHLMYRRFSPLEKEFDGLHSSQIVINVVSGQYVCQNNLLCSTYVEVEMIGIPVDCSKKKTKTIKKNALNPIWNDTFFYKVMFHDLAFLRFSVFDSDSNHLVSQRVIPLKCLRPGYRHVRLRSPTNQPLSMASLFVYSRVEEESLERTSDEAAEFMSGTHDDGALTHSHGEGGARVEASPFVGANIPLKRRMFFLMVYGVVTDEPYTILKITQESTTQEVIMQALQKASKSPLNVNDYILVEEVRRGWEKKDRDLPSTQRVLDMFEKPLQAQGVWRGEGRFILKRIGDDPSSRAWLTSIRSVSERRSICESGDGPSSWDDADNFLVCIYNVSPDIPYAILKVPIGSTAQDVLAQALIKARRLENPSNFVLVEELEYGGGGSSMVTNTQQRSLHDDENVYLTQANWKTIGRFILQEKSVATPSMRRHRLAIDKISRGFSISRAAVLSSNKSPIQVALSDPTTSRSRSKVDEAGHSQMGRGIFRAKGNSEKETPTCSPRPRQREVHSEGETLSDDDIKESDLMSTVSRLKKMSIRKLKAWKT from the exons gTGCCTCCCGTAGAATACTTCAAACATGTGATATTAGAATTGCAAGGCGAAACTGCTGCGGTTCCACCAACTCCTCCACCACGATCGTCAATACGAGGCCTCCAAAAGCGATTCGATGAG GTCTGCTCATGGGTGGCACACTTCATTGTGTCCCAAAGCTCGCAGGATGAACGCAAAGCGGCTTTCGCGTGCTTGCTGCGTGCGGCCCTCACATGCTGGAACATTGGCAACTTCAATGGTGCTCTGGAAATTACAACAGGACTACG ATCCATTAAACCGAAACACTTCTGGTCATCGAGCgtggaaaaaggaaagaacccCGTGCTGGACTTCCTGTCGGCTGCTCTTGAATCTGTCGAATACGAAAGGGCTTTAGCAAGGGGTTTG GCTATGCCGGAATGTCGCGTGATTCCGTGCTTCAAGGCGTTCCTTGCTGAACTGAAGGAGATAATGTCAACAGGTTTCCCCGTGGTACCGCCACACTCCTCGTGCGTTCCACCCCAAGTGGCCACCGACCCCATTGAGATCGATTTCGAGCGAGTGGGGCGCAACAGTACCGCGCCCATGGCCACAACGATCAGCATCAGCACCGTGGACATTGTGAACCGGGGCGTCCAGACTGGCTCGATGCGCAGTCCCCAGGAACAGAGGCGAGAAGTATCCACGGCGACTGGTGGCAAGTGCCCTCAGCGGAAGGTG TTCATTTCCGATTACAATGGGGATGATCACTATTTTACGAAAATCGGGTCGACAGGGTTGGGGAATTTGGAGCAAATCTACCGTACACAGGCTGTAATGGATCATATTGATCTCTGCCACCAACATCACCATGCCCTGTGCAAGGATTCCGCTGCAACACTCCAGGATTATCTGCGGCTAGCGTCACAGAGTCCGCGTCAAATGGCGGCAGCATGCACGTACCAGCCGGAAATTGAGGAGCTGGAGGAGGACTACGAAGTGGAGATTGGCAACTATAATCCCGTACAGCCACTCTTTCACGACCATGGCATTTGCATGATTCCCATTTCGTCAAGGCATCACAAAATTGACCATCACATCCTTCAG ATCCTACATCATGGTACAACATCTGTTCTGTGGGAGCCCGAGACACCATCCGAAAGGTCTTGTTATGTGTTTTTTCGTCTTGAGCGCTCATGTTCGATGGTGACGTGGCACAAACCGGCGTGGCGACGTCTCAAAACACAGCAAG ATTTCAATATGAATATAAATCCGGAAGAATTAGTTTCACCACGACTGACGCAGAAGCAAATCCCAAGTGCTATGGATGTTGAAGGGCAAAACCCAACGCTGGATGAGGGCTTTCTGGACTTGACGCTGGTCAAAGAAATCACAATGGGGTCACGCAACCATGAATATGATTTGGAATTGTTGGCTGCGGGAAAAAGATTCGGCCTGACGCATGTTGAGTGTTGCGTCTCAATCCTTTATGGCAACACACTCAATGACAATAGGGTATTGTGCCTCCTCTGCCCACCGATGCTATGCCG TTTGTGGTATGTGGGACTGAGTTGGATTGTCCGGGGTATTAAGAGGCAACAGCGACTGGCCGATCGGTCGATGTTCTGGCTCAAGGAGCAATACATTCAGCTCTACTTTGAGGATGGATGCTGCGATGAGCCCCTGGCTGCTGATGCAATTCGCATGTTTGGCGGTCGTGATTGGGCTATTTCGGGCAATACCACCCTCAGTAGTAGTCAAGCAGCTGAGGCGGCGGATGCCCTCAGGCGGGAGGCAtcgattaaattcaaaaagaagcGTTCAGTTGTGAATCTCCTGACGCAAGGTGGGACGTCGAGTAGTGGACCAGCATCCCTCGAAATGGATGCAGCAACCCCCAAGGATCAGCGAACGAAACCAATTGATCGGCGAAAGGAGCGCAATGAGTCGAGTGATCAACTGTGGCAGAATGTGAAGCACCTGCGGGCGGGTTCAATCACATACGAAACACATCTCAGCTTCCTCGACTTCATTGCACTCTTCCGCTCATTCAGTTTGCTGGCACGCAAAGATCTGCGGGATCTCTTTGATCAGCTCTCCGTGGCACGACGCAGTAAGTCCACGTTGAATCCTGAGAAGAGTCGCAGTGCACCCGAACTGTGTAGTGGTGTGAGACAACGAAAAATCG GTCTTCTGACGCGCAATAGCTCGCTGGATTTGGAATTTACCGAAGCGAAGAGTGCGCAAAAGAAGATTTTCGACGCAATCGCCGCATCGAGTATCTTGGCAAATTGTGCTGGTATCGATACGTCCAATACGCAAGTTATCACCGTTTCCACACTCCGGAAGTACCTGGAGGCACGACAAATGGAGGTGAAGACTGAAGATGAGGTGATTGCAATTATTCAACGACACGAACCTGACCCCACGCTTAGGGCTGAGAATTGTCTCAGTTTCGAAGGATTTGCGCGGTATATGATGGACAAGGATAACTATGCATTTGTCAATGAGAGAGTCATCCCAAGTACATCAAATATGGATCGTCCCATGTCCAACTACTACGTAGCATCATCGCATAACACCTACTTGACGGGTCATCAGCTAAAAGGCGAGAGCTCTGTTGAACTCTACAGTCAg GTTCTCCTTACCGGATGTCGGTGTGTTGAGCTGGACTGTTGGGATGGCGATGACGGCTCACCAGTCATCTACCACGGTCATACGTTCACCACAAAAATCCCCTTCAAGTCAGTTGTGGAGGCAATCAATAAGTCAGCCTTTGTGGCATCACCCTACCCCGTAATACTCTCCATTGAAAATCACTGTTCAATACAGCAGCAAGCCCGGATGGCTCACATATTCCAG AACGTTTTTGGGGAAAAGCTCGTGGGGAAGTTCCTGTTTGACGTGGATTACAGCGAAGATCCTGTCCTACCGTCACCGTCCCAGCTGAAGCATCGTATTCTCATCAAGAACAAAAAGCTCATTGTGGATATTCCATCGACAATTTCAAATCCCGCCCTGAG AAGCAACACGGGCCTCAAGCACCAAGCTAGTCAATCGGGTAGGACGAGTTCAATCATCAGCAATGTCAGTGGTGGCTCAGTCAACGAGGAGTTCAGTGATGATGAATATGAGGATGACGATGACTTTGATAACATCGATG AGAAAACCCTCCATAGTATTTTTGGGTCGACAGATGAGAAATCCTCACGCTACAGTTTGTCATCATTTTCAAATGTAACGCCAACACGTCGGATTGATATTGACGATAAGCAGCCAAAGAAGCGAAGCAGCCAAATAGCACGAGAACTCTCGGACCTTGTGATATATGTGCAGGCAATTAAATTCCGCGGCCTCAACCCCATCAGTCCGCACAATTCGGTACGTCTGCAGCAGCCACCGAGTACGGCGAGTTCTAGTGCCTCCCTCGTAACAGTGGGAAGTATTCTCAAGAGTGGCAGCGGCGGTGGgggcggtggtggtggtggtgggggGAATTCGGGGCCACCATCGAGTTCTGTGGATTCCACATCAGCAGGGTCGGAAACTGAGTCTCAGCACACAACATCATCCAGCCACAGGAAGTTGATGCACCCGAATGTGAATCATCCGTGCTATCAGTGTTCATCCATCAATGAGGCCAGCACGAAGAAACTCTGCCGGAAGCATCCACTGGCCGTGATTGCACACACTCAGACGCAACTTATGCGGACCTACCCAGCGGGTCTCCGTATTGATTCGTCCAACTTCAATCCCACCTTCTTCTGGGCCTTTGGCATCCAAATGGTGGCACTCAACTACCAAACAGACGACCCACCGATGCACATAAATACAGCCATGTTCGAGGAGAACGGCAGCTGTGGCTTTGTGTGCAAACCCGATGTTCTCTGGGATCCCACGCATCTCATGTACAGGCGCTTTAGTCCGTTGGAGAAGGAATTCGATGGGTTGCATTCGTCGCAAATTGTTATAAATGTCGTCTCGGGGCAGTATGTGTGTCAGAATAATCTTCTCTGCAGCACATACGTTGAGGTGGAGATGATTGGGATCCCCGTGGATTGTAGCAAGAAGAAGACGAAGACAATTAAGAAGAATGCGCTGAATCCCATTTGGAATGATACCTTCTTCTACAAGGTGATGTTTCACGATCTCGCCTTCCTGCGCTTCAGTGTGTTTGATTCGGATTCCAATCATTTGGTGTCGCAGCGTGTTATCCCACTCAAGTGTCTTAGACCTGGCTATAGGCATGTTAGGCTGCGCTCACCGACCAATCAACCACTCAGTATGGCCTCGTTGTTTGTCTATTCGCGCGTCGAGGAGGAATCTCTGGAGCGCACGTCGGACGAAGCTGCGGAATTCATGAGTGGCACGCATGACGACGGTGCTCTCACACACAGCCACGGTGAGGGTGGTGCGAGGGTGGAGGCATCACCATTTGTAGGTGCGAACATACCCTTGAAGCGTCGCATGTTCTTCCTCATGGTGTACGGCGTTGTGACGGATGAGCCGTACACGATACTCAAAATCACGCAAGAGAGCACCACGCAGGAGGTGATCATGCAAGCGCTGCAGAAGGCGAGCAAGTCACCACTAAATGTCAATGACTACATTCTCGTTGAGGAAGTTCGGCGTGGGTGGGAGAAGAAGGACCGGGATTTACCTTCGACACAGCGTGTGTTGGATATGTTTGAGAAGCCCCTGCAGGCGCAGGGTGTGTGGAGGGGGGAGGGACGATTCATTCTCAAGCGCATTGGTGATGATCCCAGCAGTAGGGCATGGCTGACGTCGATACGGAGTGTCAGTGAGAGACGCTCAATTTGCGAGAGTGGTGATGGCCCATCATCGTGGGATGATGCTGACAACTTCCTCGTTTGCATCTACAACGTCTCCCCCGATATACCGTATGCCATCCTCAAGGTACCCATTGGATCCACAGCGCAGGATGTTCTAGCACAGGCACTCATCAAGGCGAGACGCCTGGAGAATCCGAGCAATTTTGTCCTGGTTGAGGAACTCGAGTACGGCGGTGGGGGCAGTTCAATGGTAACCAACACCCAGCAACGCTCCCTGCATGACGATGAGAATGTCTACTTAACCCAAGCAAATTGGAAGACAATCGGACGATTTATTCTTCAGGAGAAAAGTGTCGCGACGCCGTCAATGCGACGACATCGTCTGGCCATCGATAAGATTAGTCGGGGGTTCAGCATAAGCAGAGCAGCGGTGTTGAGTAGCAACAAATCCCCCATTCAGGTGGCCCTCAGTGATCCAACAACATCACGATCGCGCTCCAAAGTCGACGAAGCGGGACACTCGCAAATGGGACGCGGGATTTTCCGGGCAAAGGGGAATTCCGAGAAGGAGACGCCCACATGCAGTCCCAGACCGCGGCAGAGGGAGGTCCATTCAGAGGGGGAAACCCTCAGTGATGATGACATCAAGGAGAGCGACTTGATGTCAACGGTGTCACGGCTGAAGAAGATGTCCATCAGGAAATTGAAAGCCTGGAAAACCTGA